A part of Citrifermentans bremense genomic DNA contains:
- the katG gene encoding catalase/peroxidase HPI, which yields MSTDSQCPVTGRANKHSARGGRMNRDWWPNQLNLKILHQHSPLSNPMGGNFNYSEEFETLDLAAVRQDIFELMTTSQEWWPADYGHYGPLFIRMAWHSAGTYRTGDGRGGARSGSQRFAPLNSWPDNANLDKARMLLWPIKQKYGKKISWADLLIFAGNCALESMGFKTFGFGGGREDIWEPGEDIYWGAEDTWLGDTRYSGERLLENPLAAVQMGLIYVNPEGPNGNPDPLAAAKDIRETFARMAMNDEETVALIAGGHTFGKCHGAGAATHVGPEPEGASIIEQGLGWKCSFGTGKGEYTITSGLEGAWTTNPVKWDNGFFDVLFRYDWALTKSPAGAHQWTPTDPAAKGTVPDAHNPTKRHAPMMLTTDLALKLDPIYGPISKRFHEQPDVFADAFARAWFKLTHRDMGPRACYLGPQVPAEDLIWQDPLPARNHELIDDKDIAELKGKIITSGLSIPQLVSTAWASASTFRSSDRRGGANGARIRLAPQKDWEVNQPAQLKLVLETLEGIQKQFNSAQSGGKRVSIADLIVLGGCAAIELAARNAGHEVLVPFTPGRTDAKQEQTDVVAFAPLEPTADGFRNYLKARYSVSAEELLVDRAQLLTLSAPEMTVLIGGMRVLDANANQSRHGVFTKQPGTLTNDFFVNLLDMSTTWSATSEAEDVFEGRDRVTGEMKWTGTRVDLIFGSNSLLRAQAEVYGCKDSQEKFLLDFIAAWCKVMNLDRFDIAKS from the coding sequence ATGAGCACCGACAGTCAGTGCCCGGTAACAGGCAGAGCTAACAAGCACTCAGCCAGAGGTGGTAGAATGAACCGCGACTGGTGGCCGAACCAGTTGAACCTCAAGATTCTGCACCAGCACTCCCCCCTATCCAATCCCATGGGTGGTAATTTTAACTATTCAGAAGAATTCGAGACTCTCGACCTGGCCGCAGTCAGGCAGGATATTTTCGAGTTGATGACCACTTCACAGGAGTGGTGGCCAGCCGACTACGGCCACTACGGTCCGTTGTTCATACGCATGGCCTGGCACAGCGCCGGCACCTACCGTACCGGCGACGGCCGCGGCGGCGCAAGATCTGGCAGTCAGCGCTTTGCCCCCCTGAACAGTTGGCCCGACAACGCCAACCTCGACAAGGCGCGCATGCTGTTATGGCCTATCAAACAAAAGTACGGCAAGAAGATCTCCTGGGCCGACCTGCTGATCTTCGCTGGCAACTGTGCGCTTGAATCGATGGGTTTCAAAACATTCGGTTTCGGTGGCGGGCGCGAGGACATCTGGGAGCCAGGAGAGGACATATACTGGGGGGCGGAAGATACCTGGCTGGGCGACACACGTTATTCCGGCGAGCGGCTGCTGGAAAATCCACTGGCCGCCGTTCAGATGGGTCTGATCTATGTGAATCCCGAAGGCCCGAACGGCAACCCTGATCCGCTTGCAGCGGCAAAGGATATACGCGAAACCTTCGCTCGTATGGCGATGAATGACGAGGAAACTGTGGCGCTCATCGCCGGTGGGCACACCTTCGGCAAATGCCACGGCGCCGGCGCTGCAACGCATGTGGGGCCCGAGCCGGAAGGCGCAAGCATCATTGAGCAAGGGTTGGGTTGGAAATGCAGCTTCGGCACCGGGAAAGGCGAATACACTATCACAAGCGGTCTGGAGGGAGCCTGGACCACGAACCCGGTGAAGTGGGACAATGGCTTTTTTGACGTCTTGTTCCGTTATGATTGGGCTCTCACCAAAAGCCCAGCCGGTGCACATCAGTGGACTCCAACCGATCCCGCCGCAAAGGGCACCGTGCCGGACGCCCATAATCCAACCAAGCGGCATGCGCCCATGATGCTTACCACGGACCTCGCCCTGAAGTTGGATCCGATCTATGGGCCGATTTCCAAGCGCTTCCATGAGCAGCCTGACGTGTTCGCAGATGCGTTTGCCCGGGCCTGGTTCAAGCTGACGCACCGTGACATGGGGCCGCGCGCCTGTTATCTCGGCCCACAGGTTCCTGCAGAAGATCTGATCTGGCAGGATCCACTCCCCGCACGGAATCACGAGCTCATTGACGATAAAGACATCGCTGAACTCAAGGGCAAGATCATTACCTCAGGGCTGTCGATCCCGCAGTTGGTTTCGACTGCTTGGGCATCTGCATCCACCTTCCGCAGCTCCGACAGGCGCGGTGGGGCCAACGGGGCGCGCATTCGTCTTGCCCCGCAAAAGGATTGGGAAGTTAACCAGCCGGCTCAGTTGAAGCTCGTGCTAGAAACCCTTGAGGGAATCCAAAAACAGTTCAACAGCGCCCAGTCTGGCGGCAAGCGGGTATCGATCGCCGATTTGATCGTTCTTGGTGGATGCGCTGCTATAGAGCTGGCAGCAAGGAATGCCGGCCACGAAGTTCTTGTTCCATTCACGCCGGGACGCACTGATGCGAAGCAGGAGCAAACCGACGTGGTTGCATTTGCCCCCCTGGAACCGACAGCGGACGGGTTCCGAAACTACCTCAAGGCAAGGTACTCGGTATCGGCAGAAGAGTTGCTCGTTGATCGAGCGCAACTACTGACGCTGAGCGCACCAGAGATGACGGTCCTCATCGGCGGCATGCGCGTTCTGGATGCTAACGCGAATCAGTCCCGGCACGGGGTGTTCACCAAGCAGCCGGGAACGCTCACCAATGACTTCTTCGTGAATCTGCTCGATATGAGCACCACGTGGAGCGCGACCTCGGAAGCCGAAGATGTCTTTGAGGGGCGCGACCGCGTTACCGGCGAGATGAAGTGGACCGGCACCCGTGTCGACCTCATTTTCGGTTCCAATTCGCTGCTCCGAGCCCAGGCGGAGGTATACGGCTGCAAGGACTCACAGGAGAAGTTCCTGCTTGACTTCATTGCGGCTTGGTGCAAGGTGATGAACCTCGACCGCTTCGACATCGCCAAGTCATAG
- a CDS encoding GPMC system transcriptional regulator, whose product MEQQLKKLGDRIASFGKENLDEMLHLVGEGSRLVSGQERVRIYLEDLTKGALSCAFSCGSFATEIRQETFPIISAEAAVSRTFVTQEVAQYQNPAETGLPLDQEFSRRFQIDGTTMLPITSQGKSIGVACLDGGALSQEKIDTLVPFLARAGERVDHARKYHQQLLLARRVELYKRREAAGFMVRSAVNLIDGLTLASVLVPNKGGMEVLASHAQDPDLKYRYDNVGNIDLKHGTSLVSRYVNEDGVVTDPSLLKPMFFPDLFDQSIQRRALIEEMGLRTLYMVPRVEPETRRIICLMNYFTREATSYTEFEMGLLQTHAEMVERVINEVGGEHLEIKVLSEISDLLQEPNEGLHGFLTKVLSKATELIGADTGSIAIVQEREGVKWLVVETEEGTIVGAKNKEWLKKKIPPFKIGGADLPAEERSLTGYVAWNKEPKIIEQVADQSQHEGFHRPMNELIQSEMAVPVISDDEVIAVICLNSLQEGYFTEEHKRILQIIDRLTSRHISDIQRIERLQSEVNKLQSDISYKDPKVSSYRLGNIIGNSRKAQEIVAFINTVAQPLSNRIGLWSKNILQEATIGLPSILVLGPTGAGKEFFFNNLYNKLNELYRQQINPDGELPVKKTNIAAYSGDLTYSELFGHIKGAFTGAYSDRKGIIEEAAGGIVFLDEIGDADPKTQVQLLRFLDNGGFVRLGENRERISRVLLVAATNKDLSKEIALGNFREDLFHRLTELSVVVPSLNERREDIPDLSTHFLGKLYRTYRSREEEVRDDEPSLSQDAKDALVSHNYKGNIRELRSILLRALFFRTGKMVTGEDIKKAIRDGMREQMAPAAERLSEEVAGGILAEIEGGSDFWEAVYQPYSQSQISRDVVRLIIEKSRVAAGKNMPEIAKYLKAITGDPQEDEEERKRFFRFKNFLYKTVKI is encoded by the coding sequence ATGGAACAACAACTGAAAAAGTTAGGCGACCGCATCGCCTCTTTCGGAAAGGAAAACCTGGACGAAATGCTGCACCTGGTCGGCGAAGGGTCTAGGCTCGTCTCCGGGCAGGAACGCGTGCGCATATACCTTGAGGATCTCACCAAGGGCGCCCTTTCCTGCGCCTTTTCCTGCGGCAGCTTTGCCACCGAGATCAGACAGGAAACCTTCCCCATCATCTCCGCCGAAGCCGCGGTCTCCCGCACCTTCGTGACCCAAGAGGTGGCCCAGTACCAGAACCCCGCCGAAACCGGACTCCCCTTGGACCAGGAATTCTCGCGCCGTTTCCAGATCGACGGGACGACCATGCTCCCCATTACCAGCCAAGGCAAATCGATCGGCGTCGCCTGCCTGGACGGCGGCGCGCTCTCCCAGGAGAAGATCGACACGCTGGTCCCGTTCCTGGCGAGGGCGGGAGAGAGAGTGGACCATGCCAGGAAATACCACCAGCAGCTTCTGCTGGCCCGGCGGGTCGAACTCTACAAGAGACGCGAGGCCGCCGGCTTCATGGTGCGCTCCGCCGTGAACCTCATCGACGGGCTGACGCTCGCCTCGGTGCTCGTCCCCAACAAGGGGGGGATGGAGGTGCTGGCGAGCCACGCCCAGGACCCGGACCTGAAATACCGCTATGACAACGTGGGCAACATCGACCTGAAGCACGGCACTTCGCTCGTTTCGCGCTACGTCAACGAAGACGGCGTGGTCACGGACCCGAGCCTTCTGAAGCCCATGTTCTTCCCCGACCTTTTTGACCAGTCCATCCAGCGCCGCGCACTGATTGAAGAGATGGGGCTGCGCACCCTGTACATGGTGCCGCGGGTCGAGCCGGAGACGCGGCGCATCATCTGCCTGATGAACTACTTCACCCGCGAGGCCACCAGCTACACCGAATTCGAGATGGGCCTTTTGCAGACCCACGCCGAGATGGTGGAGCGGGTCATCAACGAGGTCGGGGGCGAGCACCTCGAAATCAAGGTCCTTTCCGAGATCTCCGACCTGCTCCAGGAGCCCAACGAGGGGCTGCACGGCTTCCTCACCAAGGTACTCTCCAAGGCGACCGAACTCATCGGCGCCGACACCGGGAGCATCGCCATCGTGCAGGAGCGCGAGGGGGTGAAGTGGCTGGTGGTGGAAACCGAGGAAGGGACCATCGTCGGGGCTAAGAACAAGGAATGGCTCAAGAAGAAGATCCCCCCCTTCAAGATCGGCGGCGCCGACCTTCCCGCCGAGGAGCGCAGCCTCACCGGCTACGTCGCCTGGAACAAGGAACCGAAGATCATCGAGCAGGTGGCGGACCAAAGCCAGCACGAGGGGTTCCACCGCCCGATGAACGAGTTGATCCAAAGCGAGATGGCGGTCCCGGTCATCAGCGATGACGAGGTGATCGCCGTCATCTGCCTAAATTCGCTGCAAGAGGGGTACTTCACCGAAGAGCACAAGCGGATCCTGCAGATCATCGACCGGCTCACCTCGCGCCACATCTCGGACATTCAGCGCATCGAAAGGCTGCAGTCCGAGGTGAACAAGCTGCAAAGCGACATCTCCTACAAGGACCCGAAAGTCTCCTCCTACCGCCTGGGAAACATCATCGGCAACAGCCGCAAGGCGCAGGAGATCGTCGCCTTCATCAACACCGTGGCGCAGCCCTTATCCAACCGGATCGGGTTGTGGAGCAAGAACATATTGCAGGAGGCGACCATAGGCCTCCCCTCCATCCTGGTGCTGGGGCCGACCGGCGCGGGGAAGGAATTCTTCTTCAACAACCTCTACAACAAGCTCAACGAGCTGTACCGGCAGCAGATAAACCCGGACGGCGAGCTCCCGGTGAAGAAGACCAACATCGCCGCCTACAGCGGGGACCTCACCTACTCCGAGCTCTTCGGCCACATCAAGGGTGCCTTCACCGGCGCCTACAGCGACCGCAAAGGGATCATCGAGGAAGCCGCCGGAGGCATCGTCTTCCTGGACGAGATTGGCGACGCCGACCCCAAGACCCAGGTCCAGCTGCTGCGCTTCCTCGACAACGGCGGGTTCGTGCGCCTGGGCGAGAACCGCGAGCGGATCAGCCGCGTCCTGCTCGTTGCCGCGACCAACAAGGACCTGAGCAAAGAGATCGCCTTGGGGAACTTCCGCGAGGACCTCTTCCACCGCCTGACCGAGCTCTCCGTCGTGGTGCCGTCGCTTAACGAGCGGCGCGAGGACATCCCCGACCTCTCCACCCACTTCCTTGGAAAGCTCTACCGCACCTACAGAAGCCGCGAAGAAGAGGTGCGCGACGACGAGCCGAGCCTCTCCCAGGACGCGAAAGACGCCTTGGTAAGTCACAACTACAAGGGGAACATCCGCGAGCTGCGCAGCATACTGTTGCGCGCCCTCTTCTTCAGGACCGGCAAGATGGTCACCGGCGAGGACATAAAGAAAGCCATAAGGGACGGGATGCGCGAGCAGATGGCGCCCGCGGCCGAAAGGCTTTCCGAAGAAGTCGCCGGGGGGATATTAGCCGAGATAGAAGGTGGGAGCGATTTCTGGGAGGCAGTGTACCAGCCCTACTCGCAGAGCCAGATTTCCCGCGACGTGGTGCGGCTGATAATCGAGAAGAGTCGGGTTGCCGCCGGCAAGAACATGCCCGAGATCGCCAAGTATTTAAAAGCCATCACCGGCGATCCCCAGGAGGACGAAGAAGAAAGAAAGCGCTTCTTCCGGTTCAAGAACTTCCTTTACAAGACGGTGAAGATCTGA